The following are from one region of the Nicotiana tomentosiformis chromosome 7, ASM39032v3, whole genome shotgun sequence genome:
- the LOC138895932 gene encoding uncharacterized protein has translation MSVEEQKRLERFQKYHPPHFYGGASEDAQGFLDQCHHILHAMGLFTDLFLRKFIPHTRKDELHTKFELLRQGSMVVSEYAMRFVELSHHAPTLVSTVRERVRRFIEGLADSLRFGMERELDTLTSFNHVVEIVRRLKRICRQEKGCKEAKRPRGFGGFSSSHYSVTARHGRGFDSRPIQSVLQFLVVLQLARDPKTVTLAMPELPRLELKGSLGNVPSGVVSFLKAQRMVENEWLAYLAFVRDVSVDTPTVESVPVVREFLDVFPVDLPGKPPDRDIDFGIDLVPGT, from the exons ATGTCGGTTGAAGAGCAGAAGAGGTTAGAGAGGTTccagaagtatcatcctcctcaTTTCTACGGCGGGGCTtctgaggatgcacagggtttcttagACCAGTGTCACCATATCCTGCATGCTATGGGTTTG TTCACTGATCTGTTCTTGAGGAAGTTTATTCCACATACCCGCAAGGACGAGTTGCACACCAAGTTTGAGCTCTTGCGCCAAGGGAGTATGGTTGTGTCtgagtatgctatgaggtttgtggagttatctcatcatgcacctactttggtttccACTGTTAGGGAGAGagtccgcagatttattgagggtctcgcTGATAGCCTCAGATTTGGGATGGAACGAGAGTTGGATACCTTGACTTCATTCAATCATGTTGTGGAGATTGTTAGGAGGTTGAAGCGTATATGCAGGCAGGAGAAGGGGTGTAAGGAGGCCAAGAGACCTAGAGGTTTTGGAGGATTTAGCAGTTCCCACTATTCGGTTACAGCCCGTCATGGCAGAGGCTTTGATAGTCGACCAATTCAGTCCGTACTTCAGTTTCTCGTAGTGCTCCAGCTAGCTAGGGACCCTAAA accgtgacattggctatgccggagTTGCCTAGGTTGGAGTTGAAAGGTTCATTGGGTAATGTTCCTAGTGGGGTGgtgtcttttctgaaggctcaacggatggttgagaatgaGTGGTTGGCGtacttagcctttgtgagggatgttagtgttgatacacCTACCGTTGAGTcggttccggtagtgagggagttTCTCGATGTGTTTCCAGTAGACCTACCAGGAaagccacccgatagggatattgattttggtattgacttggtgccgggaacTTAg
- the LOC138895934 gene encoding uncharacterized protein, whose translation MSIEEQKRLERFQKYHPPHFYGGASEDAQGFLDQCHHILHAMGLFTDLFLRKFIPHTRKDELHTKFELLRQGSMVVSEYAMRFVELSHHAPTLVSTVRERVRRYIEGLAYSLRFGMAQELDTLTSFNQVVEIDRRLKRICRQEKGCREAKRPRGFGGFSSSHYSVTARHVRGFDSRPIQSVLQFLVVLQLARDPKAQRMVENEWLAYLAFVRDVSFDTPTVESVSVVREFLDVFPVDLPGKPPDRDIDFGIDLMPGT comes from the exons ATGTCGattgaggagcagaagaggttagagaggttccagaagtatcatcctcctcaTTTCTACGGCGGGGCTtctgaggatgcacagggtttcttagACCAGTGTCACCATATCCTGCATGCTATGGGTTTG TTCACTGATCTGTTCTTGAGGAAGTTTATTCCACATACCCGCAAGGACGAGTTGCACACCAAGTTTGAGCTCTTGCGCCAAGGGAGTATGGTTGTGTCtgagtatgctatgaggtttgtggagttatctcatcatgcacctactttggtttccACTGTTAGGGAGAGAGTCCGCAGATATATTGAGGGTCTCGCTTATAGCCTCAGATTTGGGATGGCACAAGAGTTGGATACCTTGACTTCATTCAATCAGGTTGTGGAGATTGATAGGAGGTTGAAGCGTATATGCAGGCAGGAGAAGGGGTGtagggaggccaagagacctAGAGGTTTTGGAGGATTTAGCAGTTCCCACTATTCTGTTACAGCCCGTCATGTCAGAGGCTTTGATAGTCGACCAATTCAGTCCGTACTTCAGTTTCTCGTAGTGCTCCAGCTAGCTAGGGACCCTAAA gctcaacggatggttgagaatgaGTGGTTGGCGtacttagcctttgtgagggatgttagtttTGATAcacctaccgttgagtcagtttcggtagtgaggGAGTTTCTCGATGTGTTTCCAGTAGACCTACCAGGAaagccacccgatagggatattgattttggtattgacttgatgCCGGGAACTTAg